Genomic segment of Heliangelus exortis chromosome 7, bHelExo1.hap1, whole genome shotgun sequence:
CCATCAGCCAGGGTAATAACTTGATTTTCTTAAGACTTAATCCAAAGAGAATACCTGTTTACCCAAACCCACGGTTGAGGACTGGTTTTGCTGGCTATGGGTGCAATGGAAGTATAGCACTGGGTTAGACTGGGCATGCTCCAGGGTACTATATAGGGTGATAAAAGATCATCATATAAGAGATTTTCTGAGGAAGCAGTTTATTCAGAAAGATGTTTaaacttcttttaatttctttaaaatattttttcttttgggtgtttggttttgggtttttttgggttttttgtttttttttttgaatactCTTTCTGTAGGTTTCAATCttcaaagaagaagaaaagtcaCAGCAATTTCTGATGCTtcatctgattttattttagctttaagGTACAGCTGTGTACAGATAACAGAATATATTCCCTGGCACAGATAATGCtttgaaatgtttgctttaatttctgCTCTCAGGGAAGGAAGAAGTCAGTTTTATCTTCATGGTgaggcagaaggcagaaaaaccAAGGGAATCTTTTGTGAGGAGATATTCAGTTTTATCTTGTGTTCGGTTTTATGTGTAGATTTCACTCAGCAGCTacttttttcaagtgtttttgaTTTTGTGCGTGAGAGACAACACTCAAAAACTAATCAAAAAGAGCCCCAAACCATGCTTTGTTAGCCCACCCAAGTAGAGACTGGGCATTCTTTGGAGTGATCATCTTTCTCCACTACTTTATAAGTGCAGGTGTCCTTGTTGAAAATGCTTACACACTTTTCTTCATTGTAGCCTACTGGTGTTGCAAAGCTgtcattggaaaaaaagaaagataaagaggTGATGAGACAAAGAAGTAAACAACTTCCATTTGAGATGGTATTTATGGTTTTAATGAGGAAAGGCTCTTTTGAGGAGGTGTTCAGGAGCAGAAAAGTGAGCCCATACTAAGCTCTTAGCTCCAAAGTTACTTAGCCTGCTGCTTTAGCAGGATTAGAGGAAAGTTGTTTACTTATCTGATTTACACCCAAGGGTTGTTTGTTGTGTTTGCTAAGAAAATGtcatagatttttcttttgagtcACAATATGGAACATGAATTGCATGGGGGGTTAAATGTCACTATAGTAAAAACTGCAAACAGGCCAATATACCTTGAGATTCTTGTCAGAGCAAAGAGGGGCTATGTGTGGCTTTGGGAAGAAATGGATTAGGAGcagtagaaaaacattttaagtaacTAAAGTTCCCTCCTGAATCTTCCCAGTGTCTCATCTGAAATTTTAGTCCCAAGAGgaattaattaatgttttaaatcaggaatattttcagagaaacttcTGGTATGCTCAGTTATGATGGTGTTAGGTTAATGCATCACAACCTTGTGTTATGAAGTGAGTGAGAAAAGGGACATGGTTATTTCTCAGGGACCCCTGTGTGAGGGGAAGTACTTTGTGCTCTATTATTACCACGGAGAAAAGCCCCAGGTCCTGCTCTAAATTTGATGTCAGTTATCAATTGAAATAAGTAAAACTTTAAGGAAAAATCATATGTGGGGGAAAAGCACatcaaagagaacaaaagagacATGTGAAACAAAAATAGGGCTCACATAACAATGCAACAGtaaaaatcagacaaaactAGGTTACAATTAGAGAGAAACACATCCCAAGTAGTTAACAGACTGGCCTTGAGAAAGGCCTGCAAGACAGATGAAAGGGATGAAAAAGAATATACTTCACAGCTCCTCACAATTTATCTTGGCTACAGCCTTGAGCACTGGGTAGAAAAACATTGGGTGATTGGATTCACTTTATTAAAGTGGCAATAATATGTTAATGAGGTATTAGCAAGGTAAAATATCCACCATAGCCTTGAGGGAACCCTACTAAGGAAGAGCCCCTTGCTCTTTGAGCATGCACAATAAAATTTTTAAGCACTGACACTTTAAATGGAAGCAAGTAATTAGTTAACCTATCATAGGTGTGAATGATAGTACAACATTAGAGAGAGTTCTTTCCCATTATTTTGGATATAAATGTAGCACTGGAGTTTTTGGAAATTAAGCTTGCTTTATAGAATACCACCCTACTCCCCTTTTTGCACAGAAATTAATACTAAAGCAAATATCTTGACTCAGTGTGTGGATTGGCTTATTGCACACCTGGTAATGGACCCTGATTTCAGGATAAGAACCTCACCTGGAACAGCAGCTGATTCCATCTTTGGAACAGGAGCAATCATTACAGTTTTCATCCCTCCACTGGAAATCAAATTTATGCAGTTCTCCATTTGAGTCATAGCAGCCTGAAAACGTAGTGTACAAACAACCTTTAGTATCAGACCTATTGCACTAAAAACACTATTGCTTGTACAAAATGTGTGAGATTTTGGGCTTTTTATTGTAGCATCCAT
This window contains:
- the LOC139798334 gene encoding beta-microseminoprotein-like; its protein translation is MKTIRVCLLVLAVSVPLSNAACFLQPLKPGESDGCYDSNGELHKFDFQWRDENCNDCSCSKDGISCCSSFATPVGYNEEKCVSIFNKDTCTYKVVEKDDHSKECPVSTWVG